A stretch of Mucilaginibacter terrae DNA encodes these proteins:
- a CDS encoding ankyrin repeat domain-containing protein, translating into MNEFNQIIDAYQKNMFAQGQQPINVSALYQALPDINIKNDSEESLYHVAARFADAQAVKFLKDAGLKPSTDKYGNTPLHALTTTRYDFKSEQLETKAAQIYDTATALLEAGVNAKKKNDSGKLAYYEAGLQYMYPFLQAMADAGIKMNATADEGKNLLHTICDKLVHRKDLPGAIEAATKTARILLEKGGIDPKDKDIFETTPLTYAQRSGVKEIAALLSGNEADTATGGMTIHEAVLNRDVTAVEAIIKSGADLDEMSDHYRRTALMLACEYPSAPMVELLLNGGANVNYRSGTGETAAFCLITKGISNFGRGMSQDLKDIVSMLRSLIAKGLDMDAEVNHEGDTVLNLICQAGYLADLNTQLAEEMVEAGCNINKPNLAGKTPLMSFAARGNEAKYGIAELLLDNNADATYVDKTGNTALMYAAANPDKASAKTITGLLLDADTSTLEKVNNAGQTAMDIAVNNNNEAVVKQILTVTE; encoded by the coding sequence ATGAATGAATTTAATCAGATCATAGACGCTTATCAAAAGAACATGTTTGCTCAAGGGCAACAACCTATTAATGTAAGTGCATTATACCAGGCGTTGCCTGATATTAATATTAAGAACGATAGCGAAGAAAGCCTGTATCATGTGGCTGCCCGTTTTGCCGATGCCCAGGCAGTGAAATTTTTAAAAGATGCCGGTTTAAAACCATCAACCGATAAATATGGTAACACGCCTCTACATGCACTTACCACTACCCGGTACGATTTTAAAAGCGAGCAACTGGAGACCAAAGCTGCGCAGATTTATGATACGGCAACCGCATTGCTTGAGGCAGGGGTAAATGCTAAAAAGAAGAATGACTCGGGCAAACTGGCGTATTACGAAGCTGGTTTGCAGTACATGTATCCATTTTTGCAGGCCATGGCCGATGCCGGTATTAAAATGAATGCCACAGCCGATGAAGGCAAGAACCTGCTGCACACCATTTGCGATAAACTGGTGCACCGTAAAGATTTGCCGGGTGCAATAGAGGCTGCTACTAAAACAGCCCGTATCCTCCTCGAAAAAGGTGGCATCGACCCTAAAGATAAAGATATTTTTGAAACTACCCCCTTAACCTATGCGCAGCGGAGCGGTGTTAAAGAAATTGCCGCCCTGCTATCAGGCAACGAGGCCGACACTGCAACCGGCGGCATGACCATACACGAGGCCGTATTAAACCGCGATGTTACCGCTGTTGAAGCTATTATAAAAAGCGGTGCCGATTTGGATGAAATGTCTGATCATTACCGCCGTACAGCACTTATGCTGGCTTGCGAGTACCCGTCGGCACCCATGGTGGAGTTGCTGCTTAATGGTGGAGCAAATGTTAATTACCGCAGCGGTACAGGCGAAACTGCCGCTTTTTGCCTAATTACCAAAGGTATAAGCAATTTTGGCCGGGGCATGAGTCAGGATTTAAAAGACATAGTGAGCATGTTGCGCAGTCTTATTGCTAAAGGGCTTGATATGGATGCCGAGGTAAATCATGAAGGCGATACCGTGTTAAACCTGATTTGCCAGGCCGGTTACCTGGCCGATTTAAATACCCAACTGGCCGAAGAGATGGTTGAGGCTGGTTGCAATATTAATAAGCCTAACCTTGCCGGTAAAACACCGCTCATGTCGTTTGCGGCACGTGGTAACGAGGCCAAATACGGTATAGCCGAACTGCTGCTCGATAACAATGCCGATGCCACCTATGTAGATAAAACCGGTAATACCGCGCTGATGTATGCCGCCGCCAACCCCGATAAAGCATCGGCCAAAACTATTACCGGGTTGCTGCTGGATGCCGATACTTCAACTCTTGAAAAGGTAAATAATGCCGGGCAGACCGCTATGGATATTGCTGTAAATAACAATAACGAAGCAGTAGTAAAACAAATACTTACCGTAACCGAATAA
- the priA gene encoding replication restart helicase PriA — translation MLEFADNHHTDRLTLFAEVILPLAIAKNYTYRVPYEMNDAVAVGKRVMVQFGKSKLYTAIVAGIGTEAPQKYEAKYLLEVLDDRPVVTQQQLEFWKWLADYYLCNVGEVMAAALPAALKLASETKIMLNPDGNIDRSLLHDKEFLIVDALDIQPILSVSDIVKLLGQKIVMPVLKSMFDKNIIHISEEVSERYKPRKRSYIKLNSLYNEPDMRRELFAELERRAPKQADAVLAYLKLSREQPLVSKNDLMEASGASAAIIKALSDKEVFYIEERNVSRLYYEEFDLAANFELSEAQQNALTDIQNHFKEKEVVLLHGVTSSGKTEIYIRLVEEALHAGKQVLYLLPEIALTTHVIERLRKYFGNDIGVYHSRFNDNERVEVWQKVLNHEYKVVLGARSAVFLPFDNLGLVVVDEEHETSYKQFDPAPRYNARDAAIYLAGRYQAKVLLGSATPSFESYFNARTGKFGLAEITERFGGVSLPEIEVVSITEETKKKTMQSHFSSVLMNDIQTALTNKEQVILFQNRRGYAPVLVCRVCAFTPKCINCDVSLTYHKSSAHLHCHYCGYKEESLSVCPACGSTHLEYKGFGTEKIEDELQVLLPDARIARMDLDTTRARNAYQNLLNDLEEKRIDILVGTQMVAKGLDFADVTVIGIINADSLLKYPDYRANERSFQMLAQVSGRAGRRGKQGKVVIQTYNPQHRVIGQVISNDYKELYLSEIDERKNFKYPPFYRIIQMDIKHKDAEKLHYQAEYLAVELRKHFGDRVIGPEYPLVSRIRNFYIKSIMLKFEKDNISIVKVKSVIRDVILQFQTTQLSKGCIIQPDVDPY, via the coding sequence ATGTTAGAGTTTGCCGATAATCATCATACCGACCGTTTAACGCTTTTTGCCGAGGTAATACTACCCCTGGCAATAGCTAAAAATTATACTTACCGTGTTCCGTACGAAATGAACGATGCGGTAGCTGTGGGTAAACGGGTAATGGTGCAGTTTGGCAAAAGCAAATTATACACCGCTATTGTAGCCGGTATTGGTACCGAAGCTCCTCAAAAGTATGAAGCCAAATACCTTTTAGAAGTACTGGACGACCGCCCTGTGGTAACCCAGCAACAACTGGAGTTTTGGAAGTGGCTGGCCGATTATTACCTGTGCAACGTGGGCGAAGTAATGGCCGCAGCACTACCCGCAGCCCTCAAACTGGCCAGCGAAACTAAGATCATGCTCAACCCCGATGGTAACATCGACCGTTCGCTGTTGCATGATAAAGAGTTCTTAATTGTTGATGCGCTCGACATTCAGCCCATACTCAGCGTTAGCGATATAGTTAAACTGCTGGGGCAAAAAATTGTAATGCCGGTGCTTAAATCAATGTTCGATAAAAACATTATCCACATTAGCGAGGAGGTAAGCGAACGTTACAAACCCCGCAAGCGCAGTTACATCAAGCTGAATAGTTTATATAACGAGCCCGATATGCGTCGCGAGCTTTTTGCCGAACTGGAACGCCGTGCACCCAAACAGGCCGATGCCGTGCTGGCTTATCTTAAACTATCGCGCGAGCAACCCCTGGTATCAAAAAACGATTTAATGGAAGCCAGCGGTGCCAGTGCTGCTATTATCAAGGCATTGAGCGATAAAGAGGTGTTTTACATCGAAGAGCGCAATGTAAGCAGGTTGTATTATGAAGAATTTGACTTAGCGGCTAATTTTGAATTAAGCGAGGCACAGCAAAACGCGCTGACTGATATACAAAATCATTTTAAAGAAAAAGAAGTGGTACTGCTGCACGGCGTAACCTCATCGGGTAAAACCGAAATTTATATAAGGCTGGTAGAGGAAGCATTACATGCCGGTAAACAAGTGCTATATCTGCTGCCCGAAATTGCCTTAACCACCCATGTTATTGAACGCCTGCGCAAGTATTTTGGTAACGATATTGGCGTGTACCATTCCCGCTTTAATGATAACGAAAGGGTAGAGGTTTGGCAAAAGGTGCTCAATCATGAGTATAAAGTGGTTTTGGGTGCACGTTCGGCGGTGTTTTTGCCGTTTGATAATTTGGGTTTGGTGGTAGTGGATGAGGAGCACGAAACCTCGTACAAGCAATTTGACCCCGCGCCGCGCTACAACGCGCGCGATGCCGCTATTTACCTGGCCGGCCGGTACCAGGCTAAAGTATTGCTCGGTTCGGCCACACCATCGTTCGAGTCGTACTTTAACGCCCGTACAGGCAAATTTGGTTTGGCCGAAATTACCGAACGGTTTGGCGGTGTAAGCCTGCCCGAAATTGAGGTGGTGAGCATTACCGAAGAAACCAAAAAGAAAACCATGCAGTCGCACTTTAGCAGTGTGCTCATGAATGATATACAAACGGCGCTCACCAACAAAGAGCAGGTCATATTATTCCAAAACCGTAGGGGATATGCACCCGTGCTGGTATGCCGGGTATGTGCATTTACACCTAAATGTATTAACTGCGATGTGAGTTTAACCTATCATAAAAGCAGTGCTCACCTGCATTGCCATTATTGCGGCTATAAGGAAGAAAGCCTGAGTGTTTGCCCCGCCTGTGGTTCAACCCACCTGGAATACAAAGGTTTTGGCACCGAAAAAATAGAAGACGAGTTACAGGTTTTATTACCTGATGCCCGCATTGCCCGTATGGATTTAGATACTACCCGTGCCCGTAATGCTTACCAAAATTTGCTCAACGATTTGGAAGAAAAACGCATTGATATACTGGTGGGTACCCAAATGGTAGCTAAAGGACTTGATTTTGCCGATGTAACAGTAATAGGTATTATCAACGCCGATAGCTTGCTCAAATATCCGGATTATCGAGCCAACGAGCGCAGTTTTCAAATGCTGGCACAGGTAAGCGGCAGGGCAGGGCGCAGGGGTAAGCAAGGCAAGGTGGTTATACAAACCTATAACCCGCAGCACCGGGTAATTGGCCAGGTTATAAGCAACGATTATAAAGAACTGTACCTTAGCGAAATAGACGAGCGTAAAAACTTTAAATATCCGCCCTTTTACCGCATTATCCAGATGGATATTAAGCACAAGGATGCCGAGAAATTGCACTACCAGGCCGAATACCTTGCAGTAGAATTGCGTAAACACTTTGGTGACAGGGTAATTGGTCCCGAATACCCGCTTGTAAGCCGTATACGTAACTTTTACATCAAGAGTATTATGCTAAAATTTGAAAAGGATAACATATCTATTGTGAAGGTAAAATCAGTGATACGCGATGTTATCCTGCAGTTTCAAACCACACAACTCAGCAAAGGCTGCATTATACAGCCCGATGTAGATCCGTATTAA
- a CDS encoding PAS domain-containing sensor histidine kinase: protein MKLDKAAHPAGFEVLFYQNPQPMWIFDVHTLGVLEVNNAALVRYGYSRDEFLSKTIRELRPPEDAEFIDEILPQIRSTETNYREFRHLTQDGRILYAEIISYSINYNGVAARVVYARNVDEARELAGKLKLTQHRLLQILETTVIGFLQIDFDWTINYWNHAAEDLTGYYRDAVLGRKLWDVLPEIRHSNFYKYLHQTMEERHSIDFDDYFWPTQKWLVCNAYTTEEGIIIHFRDITRKRLAQENLLEKIDQLKEVSFLNSHALRKPIASLLGLTQLVSGDMITPQEFKQISALINECSIDLDNIVREINRRVGDEEYMQLLDIEASVFDFGNLVKDVVAKLQPLYKPTKIAISGITHQQFYGLRQSIEMALMYLIENAVRYSAQGSNIYIKTEIINQNIVLSVEDEGVGMDMEQLQNLFININRQKHVSATLGLPKINEVCRRHHGSMWIESIPGKGSEFFLRFPLSNVSAYKATGKTDFSVYHNATCDIGYNAGLDISILNWTGFQNYYTVRDGCLELIEILKKEPCSRVINNNSEVVGGWMDACDWVIDTLFPLAEQVGIKYVAWVYSPSTFSKLSAAYMLMKLNTSIVIEGFADQQSAEDWLSGLE, encoded by the coding sequence ATGAAATTGGATAAGGCGGCCCACCCTGCTGGCTTCGAAGTATTGTTTTATCAAAACCCGCAACCTATGTGGATTTTTGATGTGCATACTTTAGGTGTTTTAGAAGTTAACAATGCTGCTTTAGTACGTTATGGATACAGCAGGGATGAATTTTTGAGCAAAACGATACGCGAACTGCGCCCGCCTGAGGATGCGGAGTTTATTGACGAAATTTTACCGCAGATTAGAAGCACAGAAACCAATTACCGGGAGTTTAGGCATTTAACCCAGGACGGACGAATTTTATATGCCGAAATTATATCATACAGTATAAATTATAATGGTGTGGCTGCCCGTGTGGTTTATGCCCGTAATGTTGATGAAGCGAGGGAACTTGCCGGTAAACTTAAACTTACCCAACACCGGTTGCTGCAGATATTGGAAACAACGGTGATCGGTTTTTTGCAGATTGATTTTGACTGGACCATTAACTACTGGAACCATGCCGCCGAAGATTTAACAGGCTATTACAGGGATGCCGTACTGGGTCGAAAGCTATGGGACGTGTTGCCAGAGATAAGGCATTCCAACTTTTATAAATACCTGCACCAAACCATGGAAGAGCGTCACAGCATTGATTTTGACGATTACTTTTGGCCTACGCAAAAGTGGCTTGTGTGCAATGCCTATACTACAGAGGAAGGTATAATTATTCACTTCAGAGACATAACCCGCAAAAGGCTTGCGCAGGAAAACCTGCTTGAGAAAATTGACCAGCTAAAAGAAGTGTCGTTTTTAAACTCGCATGCTTTGCGTAAACCTATTGCCAGTTTGTTGGGTTTAACACAATTAGTTAGCGGCGATATGATAACCCCTCAAGAGTTTAAGCAAATATCGGCGCTTATTAACGAGTGTAGTATTGACCTTGATAATATTGTTAGGGAAATTAACCGCAGGGTAGGCGATGAAGAGTACATGCAATTGCTGGATATTGAGGCTTCAGTTTTTGATTTCGGAAATTTGGTAAAAGATGTGGTTGCTAAATTGCAACCGCTATACAAGCCTACAAAAATTGCAATTTCGGGTATTACTCATCAGCAATTTTATGGCCTGCGGCAAAGTATCGAGATGGCCTTAATGTATTTAATTGAAAATGCGGTAAGGTACTCGGCACAAGGCAGTAATATCTACATTAAAACTGAAATTATAAATCAAAATATAGTACTTTCAGTTGAAGATGAGGGAGTTGGAATGGACATGGAGCAATTGCAAAACTTGTTCATTAATATAAACCGCCAAAAACATGTAAGCGCCACGTTAGGGCTGCCTAAAATTAATGAAGTTTGCCGCCGTCATCATGGTAGTATGTGGATTGAAAGTATACCCGGCAAAGGTTCCGAATTTTTTCTGAGGTTCCCGCTGTCAAATGTATCGGCTTATAAGGCAACCGGTAAAACCGATTTTTCGGTGTATCATAATGCTACCTGTGATATTGGTTACAATGCCGGGCTTGATATCAGTATATTAAACTGGACCGGTTTTCAAAATTACTACACTGTTAGGGATGGATGCCTTGAATTAATAGAGATATTAAAGAAAGAGCCTTGCAGCCGCGTTATTAATAACAACTCTGAGGTTGTTGGTGGCTGGATGGATGCCTGTGATTGGGTAATAGACACGCTATTTCCGTTGGCCGAACAAGTGGGGATTAAGTACGTGGCATGGGTGTATTCTCCAAGTACATTCAGTAAACTATCGGCCGCTTACATGCTCATGAAGCTTAATACCAGTATAGTTATTGAAGGTTTTGCCGATCAGCAAAGCGCCGAAGACTGGCTTTCAGGACTTGAGTAA